Genomic window (Methanosphaera sp.):
CAAGAGCTGAATAATATCCATTAAAATCAAATCCATCAATAGCGGCAATTACCATCTGCACCTCATCTGAAGGTTGTGATGAATAATATGTACTTGTTGCATATACAAATGATGGTGTGTTATTTCCAATTAATGGAAGAGATGCACCATATGCATAGTCATAATTGTTAGGAACACCTTTTGAAATACCAGATGCATTTGAAACATTATTTAACACAATCTTTGATGTATATGTATTATCTGATGGAACAAACATGTATGAACCATTACTACTACTTTGAATCTGCACAGCAAGATCATAACTGTTATTTACAATATCAGGTACTGCATAATCACGTGCAAGATTTGCTGATGCATTTGCAACAATCTTATCAGCACTAGCTGATGATGATTTTGTAGTAGTGTTATTGTCTGATGTGTTAGTATCATTATCAGATGTTTCATTTGTATCATTATCTGATGTATTATTTGATACTTTATCAGGTGTAAGTGTAGTATTTACAAGGTAAACATCGTATGCATACTTAGCATTTAAAACATTTTCAAGTGTTGGAATAACAGATATATCAGATGTAGTATTTTCACCAACACCAATAATTAATGCAATACGTACATTAGATGAATTACTACCATATGTTGCATACTTAACAACAGAACCATTTGAATTATTACCAATCATCTTAGGCTGAATTGATGAAGTAGCAGTAGTATTATTATCAGCTGTTGTATTATTTTCTACCGCCTCAGCAGGCTTACCTCCACCACCATTTAATGCATAAGTAACACCAATAATTGCAACAACAGCAATTAAAAGTAAAACTATTACCTTAAACTGATTATTAGGTGGATCTCTAGGATCACCATACATTATTTCTACCTCCAATTATTATTTTATATAAAAAAAAATAATTAGGAAATTATTTATTTAAAAACTTATTATCTAAGATCTCATCTGCATAATAATCCTTATCTGATATAAGCTTTACTGCCATAATACCAGCCTGTTTTGGATCATTAATTACATGATCAACAACAGAAGATAAATCTCCCATCATATCAACAGAAATTATGATAAGATCTTCATTATTTTCTTTTAACTTTACAATCTCATCACTAATCATACCACCCATCATAGATCCAGATAAAACTAAAGCTTCAACACGTGGAAGTTGTTCTAGTGACTTTATTGATTCTTGAATTTCAGAACCTCCACCAATAATCATACCATCAACACTAATAGTTTCACCACTCATATTATGAGATTCAGCCTCAATAATAGCTGCCTGTATTGTTTGAGCCATGACTTCACCATCACCTAAAACAATAACTCTTTTTCCAAAACTAGCATGTAGTGTTTGTTGTAATTCTACAGATATGACATCTGGTACTTCTGAAATACACTTTACAACATCATCTGCACAATCTACACCTGTTATTTCCATATAAATTCGTCCTGAATTATCTCGCAGAAATAGGTGAGTATGAATTATATTATAATTTTGTTCATATAATTTATCAGCTATGGTGTGAAGTACACCTACTTTTTCTACAGTTTTAAGATTAACTGTTACTGTGCTCATGATTTTGTAACTCCGTTATTTTATATAACTAATAATATTATATTTATATAGTCTACTATTTTATAATTATTTTTAAAAAAATAATAACAATTTCAATAGAAATTACTCCTAAAATTCTCTAAAAATTAACTTTTTTATAAAAAATAACTAATTTTACATACAAAAATATATAATAAATATATTAACTTGAATAAACTAAACATTTAGTAATAATAGATCAACAATTTTTAAGAAAAATAATCTTTAAAATTAAATCAAAAAACTCACTTTTGTAGAAATAAAAGATAAAAATTTACTTTCTATAAATGAATATGAGATACAATTAAAAAATCTTAAAAATAATGTAAGGTGATATAATGACAGGAATAATTGGATATGGAGCTCATGTTCCTTCTTACAGAATAAAAGTGGAAGAAATTGCCAAGGTATGGGGAGATGATCCTGAATCTATCTCTAAAGGATTAGTAGTAGAAGAAAAATCCGTACCAGGACCTGATGAAGATACAGTGACAATAGCAGTTGAAGCAGCAAGAAGAGCATTAAAAAGAGCAGAAATTGATCCTCAAGATATTGGAGCAATTTATGTGGGATCAGAATCACACCCATATGCAGTAAAACCTACAGCAACAATAGTTGCAGATGCAATAAGAGCAGCACCAGAACTTACAGCTGCTGACCTAGAATTTGCATGTAAAGCAGGAACTGCAGGTATTCAAGCAGCAACAGGTTTAGTTAAATCAAAACTTGTAAAAAATGCACTTGCAATTGGAGCAGATACATCACAAGGTGCACCAGGAGATGCACTTGAATACACAGCATCAGCTGGAGGAGCTGCATATATTATTGGAGAAGAAAACACAATAGCAGACATTGATGCAACATGCAGTTTTACAACAGATACACCTGATTTCTACAGAAGAGAAGGTCAAGATTACCCATCACATGGTGGAAGATTTACAGGACAACCTGCATACTTCAAACACGTACTTGGAGCAGCAAATCTAATGTTTGAAAAAACAAATACAACAGCAGAAGACTATGACTATGGTGTATTCCACCAGCCAAATGGTAAATTCTACATAAGAGCAGCAAGAAAACTTGGATTTACAGAAGAACAATACAAACAAGGTCTATTAACTCCACACATTGGAAATACATACTCAGGAGCAACACCACTTGGTCTTGCATCAGTACTTGATATTGCAAAACCAGGAGATAAAATCTTCATGGTATCCTATGGATCAGGAGCTGGAAGTGACGCATTTACACTTACAGTAAATGATAGAATAGAAGAAGTAAGAAACAATGCTAAAACTCTTGATGAAATTACTAAAAACGTAACATACGTTGATTATGCAACATATGCTAAGTTCAAAGGAAAAATAAAAATGAATTAAAACTAGAGAGTAAAAATTTAATGGAGGATTTAATATGAGAGATGTCGCAATAGTAGGAGTTTCCCAGACTAAGTTTGGAGAATTATGGGATAAATCATTCAGAGATTTAGTTGTAGAAGCTGGAGTTGACGCAATAAAAGATGCTAACATGAATGGTGATGACATTGAAGCAATGTACATCGGTAACATGAGTGGTGGATTATTTGTAGGACAAGAACACATTGGATCATTAATTGCAGAACACTCAGGACTTGCACCAATACCAGCAACAAGAGTAGAAGCAGCATGTGCATCAGGTGGTCTTGCACTAAGACAGGCAATTATGGCTGTAGCTTCAGGATACTATGATCGTGTAATGGCAGCAGGTGTTGAAAAAATGACAGATGTTGTAGATGCAACACCAGCAATTGCAGCAGCAGCAGATCAGGAATGGGAAGCACAACATGGAGTAACATTCCCATCATTATATGCTATGATGGCAGAAAGACACATGTATGAATATGGTACAACTCGTGAACAAATTGCAGGATTTGCAGTACTTGGACACAAAAATGGTGCACTAAATCCTAAAGCACAGTTCCAAAGAGAAATATCAGTAGATGCAGTACTTAACTCAACAAAAGTAGCATCACCACTTAATATTCTTGATTGTTCACCAGTATCAGATGGTGCATCTGCTGTTATTGTATGCCCAGCAGAAGATGCTCTTAAATACACAGATAACCCAATTTACATAAAAGCATCAACACAAGCATCAGATACAATTGCACTTCACAGCAGAAAAAGCTTAACAACAATTGAATCAACAAAAATAGCATCAAGAAAAGCATATGATATTGCAGGTGTAACTGCTAAAGATATGGATCTTGCAGAAGTACATGATTGTTTCAGTATAAATGGTCTTATTGCTATTGAAGATCTTGGATTCTTTGAAAAAGGAAAAGGTGGACAGGCAATTGAAGATGGTCTTATTGAACGTGATGGTGAAATTGCAGTAAATCCATCAGGTGGACTTAAAGCAAGAGGTCATCCACTTGGTGCAACAGGTATTGCACAAGTTGCAGAACTTACATGGCAATTACGTGGAGATGCAGGTAAAAGACAAGTTGATGATGCAAAATATGGTATTGCACTTAACATTGGTGGAACTGGTGGTACAACAGCAGTACATATATTATCTAATGAAAAAGATTAAATTAACATCAACTTCTTTCTTTCTTTTTTTTAATAAATTTAAATAAAATTATAACTACATCTACATAACATACCACTAATTTCTATTTCTAATATAACATATATTATTAAATCATAAATTCTATTAATTAAATAATAATAAAAACCATTTCTACATAAAATTATTAACTATTATTTTAAAATAAATGAGTGTTAAAATTATTCTAAAAAATAAGATATTATTTAATAAAAAAAATAAGGGGTGGGGAGATAGTTAGATAAAACTATAAAATTAAATTCTATAGCTATCCTGTAATTTCAAGTGGAATTAATATATTGCCTTTTAAGTATCTGCTGTTTTCACCAAGTACAACTGTAATATTATGATTTCCAACTTTTGTTTTCTCAGTTATAAGATCAACATTTAACATTCCATCATAGATGTAAGTATTAAGTACTGTTGCTCCATCAATTTTTATGGCAATTTTAGTTTTACCATAAATTTCTCTTCCCTGTGCATCTTTAATTGTCATATTAATTGTTGTATTTTCACCTTTTGGTGTTGTTATCTTATCTGCTGTTATGTTTCCAATAGCACTTTTATCTACATTAAAGTTATCTGTTACATCTACTCTTTCATAGTTTTTATCAGAATATACTGCTGTTATGTTATATTCTCCAGATCCAATGTATGATGGTAGTATGTAGTTAAGGTGTGCTTTACCATCTTCTGTCACATTTACTGTAATTGTATTGTTATTTTCATCAAGTAATGTTTTACCATTAATTTTGAAACTTACAACTCCACTATCTATCTGTTTTTCATTATCTGTAACATTTACATCAACAATTAAGTTACCTGATGTTGTAGGTGTATTTGTTGATATGCTGATATTTGCATCACGTTTTATGATTGTTAGGTTTATATTAAATTCTTCTGCATTATATAGGCTGTTTTCTCCAAGTTTTACTGTGATTTTATGATTTCCTACTTTTTGTGTTTGTGTATCTAAAACTTCATAAAGTACTCCATCTTTTATTGTTGTATTCATAAATGTTTTATCATTTAGTTTTATTACACCTTTAATTGTACCTATTAGTTGTACTCCATTTTCATCATATAATGTGATGTTAATTACTGTTTATGTTTTTGCCTTAATTGTCATTTCCATATCTTTAACTTCAATATCTAATCCTTCAATATTACATTGTGTAGTATTTTCTACTTTGTTGTAATTGTTTGATTCATATACTGCTGTTATATTATATTGTCCTTGTCCAATTTCTTGTGGTAGTGTGTAGTTTAGTTGTGCTTTGTTGTCTTTAACATGAACTTTTATTGGGTTTCCATTTTCATCACGTACTACTTTATTGTTGATTTTAAATACAACATTTCCACTATTTATTGTCATGTTTTCATCATTTAATGTAACATTAATTGCAAGTGTATTTAGTACTTTTGTTGTATCTGCTTCAACTGTTAGTATTGCATCACGTTTTATAATGTTAAGTTTAGATGTTAATATTTTTTCATTATATATTCCAAATTCATCAGGTTGAATATTAAATTCAACACTATATTCACCTGCTGGTAGATTTTCTGTTGGAATTGTATCTTTAAGTACTCCATCAACAATTGTGGTATTTAGTATGCTTGTTCCATTTACTACTACTTCAACAGGAATACTTCCAAGAAGAGCATTTCCTAATTCATCATTGATTATTACATCAACATGACTATTCAAATACTCTAGTATCATCAAGCACTACTGTTGTATCTGCAATATCCATTTTTATTACATCTACTGGAAGATTGTTACTTGCCTTATTGTAGTAGTTGTTTGTAATATAATCTGCTTCTACTGTATATGGCATGAATGGTATTACTATAACATTTGATGGTATTGTGTAAGTATATGTAGCTTTTCCATCTTTAAGATCTAGTGTTGTAATTTCATTGTTGTCAAATTTAAGTACAACTTGTCCTTCTTTTACAGGTTGTGTTGTGTTTTCATCAGTGACTGTTATTGTAAATGTAATATTGTGTAGTGGTTTTATCTCAGATACATCAGATGTAATATCTACTATTACATCACGTTTTAATATGTTAAGTTTAGTTGTGAATGTTTTTGCGTTGTATATGTCTGTTTCTTCAATTCTAAATTCAACATCATATTCTCCTGCAACTAGTGTGTCTGTTGGTATGGTATCTTTAAGTACACCATCAACTATTGTTGTGTTAAGTACACTGGTACCATTTAGTAGTACTTCAACAGGAATACTTCCAATGAGTGTATTTCCTTTTTCATCATTGATTGTTAAGTCTATAATTGTATTTTCAAATGTTTTAATTTCATCTATTGTGATTGTTTTATCTTCAATATCAAGTTTTTCCAGGTTTACTTCTATTTTATTACTACCTGTTGTGTAGTAGTCATTTTCTTCATATACTGCTTCAAAGTGGTATGGTAGGAATTCAAAGATTATAACATCAGTTGGTATTGTGTAGGTATATGTTGCACGTCCATCTGTAAGTTCTAGTGTTGCAATTTCACCATGTTCATCAAAGCTAAGTACAACTTTTCCATTTCTTACACTTTGTGCTGTGTTTTCATCAGTAACTGTTATGGTTACTGTAACATTATCTAATGGTTTAACAGGGTCAGCATTAGTTGTAATATCTACTATTACACCACGTTTTAATATGTTAAGTTTAGTTGTGAATGTTTTTGCGTTATAGTTGTCTGATTCTGGTATTTTAAATTCAACATCATATTCTCCTCCAGCTAGTGTATCTGTTGGAATTGTATCTTTTAAAACACCATCAACAATTGTAGTGTTAAGTACACTGGTACCATTTAGTAGTACTTCAACAGGAATACTTCCAATAAGTTGTGTTCCCATTTCATCATTGATTGTTAAGTCTATAGTTGTATTTTCAAATGTTTTAATTTCATCTATTGTGATTGTTTTATCTTCAATGTCACGTTTTATAATTGTGAATTGTGTTTGATTTTCTACTCCTACAATTACTACTACATCATAGTCTCCTACTGGTAGTGTTGATGTGTCTATTTCTTGTGTTGTTTGTCCACCTGTTATTGTAGTGTTTTTATAGATTTTATCTCCTATTTTAAATGCTACTGGTAGTTCATCTGTGAAAAGTGTTCCATCTGCTTTTTTAAGTGTTACATCTACTGTTATTTTATCAAATACTCTGATGTCACTTACTGGTTGTATTTCTATTATATCTACTGCTTCTACATTGTCCATTAGTAGGTTTATATTACTATCTGCATATGTTGGATATGACATTTTTATTGTTTTATCTCCACTTGTTGAGAAGGTGTAGTTGAAGCTTGTAATATTTGTTGTTGCATTTTTATTTGTAGTAAATATTTGATTGTCAACTGTTATTGTTATGTCTTCATTTTCACTTAGTGTATCTACCTGTATTGGTGTGTAGTATGTATTTTCTTCATATGCTTTTGGTGTTGTAATTGTATTGTTTAGTGTTACATTTATAAGTGTTATATCTGCATTTGAATAGATTGTGTTGTTTTGATTTAATGTATTTGTAAATATGGAATTTTCTATATTTAATTGTCCTTTATCATTATATATTACTCCACCCATAAGATTTTCTGTTGTTTGATTGTTATCTGTGAAGTTTGAATTTCTTATTTCTACATTTCCCTGTGAATTGTAGATTACACATCCTATTCCTGCTGCTGTATTTGAGCTAAATTGTGAATCTTCAATTATTAGGTTTGAATTTCCACCTAAATAGATTGCACCTGGACCATTAGCATTAATTTGAGTTTTTGTAATATTTGATGATTTAATTTTTAGGATATTTGAACTTCCTCCAATGTAGAATAATCCACCCACATTTGTTGAGATTGTTTCATTAATTAATGTATTTTCTACTATTATATTATCATTACCTGATAGATATCCTACTGCTCCTGGTGCACTTGTTGCAACTGTATTTGTGATATTTGTTGATTTTATTGTTAGATTATTTGATGTTCCTGAATAGAATATTGATCCCATCATTGCTGATGTATCATTAATATTTGAATCTATTATACTTACATTTGAACTTGTAAAGTCAACTATTCCTCCAGGACTTCCTGCTTTTGTATTTGTAAAGTTTGCATTTGTAATATTAAGATTTGTATTTCTTATACTGAATGCTCCACCTGTTGATCTTGCATATGTTGTATTGAAATTTGCATTTGAAATTGTGATATTTGAATTAGTACTTGCTATTACTCCTCCATTACCACCTGTTGTATTACATCGTGTGAAGTTTACATTTGTAAGATTTATTCTTGAATTTAATGTATTAAATACTCCACCATTTGATGCATTACAATCTGTGAAGTTTACATTTGTAGCATTAACTGTTGTATTTGTTATATTAAATACTCCTCCAGGACCTGATGATGATGTTTGATTAAATATTACATTATCCATTATAATTGTTGAATCTGATGCTTCAAATACTCCTCCAGTACCACTTGATATGGTATTTATGTATGTTACATTTTGTACTATCTGTGTACTATTTACACTTTTTTCCATTCCATATCCTGAAAATGTTATATTTGTAAATATTAAGTTTTGTAGTGTTATGTTTGTATTAACATTTGAATTTATACCTACAGGTCCTGATGTATTATTTGTGAAGTTTGAATCTAGTATTGTTATGTTGGTATTTTCATTGTAGTTTATTGATGAATTACTTCGTGCTTTGTTATTTGTGAAGTTTACATTTGTAATATTTACATATGAATTATTGTTGAAGTTTATTCCACCAACTACACCTGTGTTATTTGTGAATTTTGAATCTGTTATATTCATATAACTTTTATTATTATAATTTATTCCACCTTTATCATTTGCTGTGTTATCTTTAAATTCTGATTGTATTATATTTAAGGTAGCAGAATTAGTGTTATAATTTACAGATCCATTTAATGCCATGTTATTTATGAAACTTGAATTTGTAATATTTATATTTCCACCAATATTATAGTTTACTCCACCAATTTTCATTTGCATGATTTAATGTAAATGTTGAATTTTTAATATTTATATTAACAGCATTAGAATTATAATTTACAGAACCATTTTTTGCTGTGTTATTTATGAAACTTGAATCTGTAATATTTAAAATACTGGTATTATTGTTATAGTTTACTCCACCATTACCTAGACCTGCTATGTTGTTTTCAAATACTGAATTATTTATAACTACATATTCTAGGTTTTGATTATAATTTACTCCACCATTTTCATGTGCTACATTTGCTGTGAAATTTGAATCTGTAATATTTAAATTTCCACCGAAATTATAGTTTACAGAACCATTACCTGTTGCATTACTATTTGTGAAATTTGAATTTATAATTGTTAAATAAGCATTAGAATTATAATTTACAGCACCATTTGTTGCATTGTTGTCTGTGAAGTTTGAATTATTTATCACTAAATTAACATTATTATAATTATAGTTTGCTCCACCTTCAGTTGCTGTGTTATTTATGAAAGTTGAATTATTAATTATTGTTTTATTGTTACGATTAGAATTTGCTCCACCTTGATTTGCTGAGTTATTTGTAAATATACAACCTTCAATTGTTAGATTTCCATCGTTCCAATTTGCTCCACCTTTACTTAAAGCTGTATTGTTTGTGAAGCTTGAATTTATAATTGTCATAACTCCATAGTTAACATTTGCTCCAGCATCAACATCTACATTGTTGTTTTCAAATGTGGAATTTACAATTGTCATAGTTCCTGGTCTTACATAGTTTACTCCACCATTATTTGCATGATGATTTTTAAAGCTTGAATTTGTTATTTCTACTGTTCCTTGATTTAAATAACAAAATGCTCCACTATGTGATGCTGTTATGTTTTCCACTGTTAGTTTTGAGTTATTTACATATATTACTGCACCATCTGATGCTTGACAGTTATTTATTATTAGATTTTTAAGATTTAATGTGTAGCCTTCTGCTACTGTTATAAATTGATGATTTTGTCCATCAATTGTTTGTCCATTTCCATTTATTGTTAAAGTTTTGGTATTTGAACCTGTCCAGTTTATTGTATTTGTCACTTGGTATGTTCCCTGATTTAGGTTTATTGTTGTCTCTGTCTCTGAACTTGATTTTATACTTTCTATTGTATTATACAGTTGATCATAATTATCTACTGTATAGGATGCTTTTTTTGTTTCTTTATTACTAATTTTTTTCGGACTATCTAATTTTTTCGTATTATCCTTAATATCTTTCTGTTGTGATTGTGTATTTACATCATCTGTTGTTTTATTTATAGATGTATGTGCTTGGACACTTTGTATGTCACTCATATCACTATTTGTATTATTATCTGCAGCTGTGGCAGCTGAGATAATCATTATAAAAAATATTAAAACTAGGATAAATGAGAAAATTTTTTTATTTCGAAATTTAATCATACATTTTCATCCTAATAATTTTTTTATTGTATTTAAAGACTTTTTTTTTATAATAAATAAATCTAATTTTTTTTTATATGTTAAGTTAAGTTTCAAACATATTATTAAAAAAATCTTTAATGTTATATATTTTATTTGTAAAATTAAATAAAATTATACTCTAATTTTTAGATTTAAATTTTAAATGATATTGGATAATTTCTAATTAAAATAAAATAACTTAAATATTATTATAAATTATTTAAAATAAGATAATTTAAAAATAGATTTTATAAAAAGGATGTTTGATTTAAAATTAAGCTTGATATATAAATATTTTTTAAAAAGAGTTTAAAGAGAGGTTGAATTTATTCAAGTTCATCAAATTTGTCAAATTCATCATATAATTCTATGAATTCATCTCGATAGTTGTTAAATCTTTCAATAAACTTTGTAAATTCATTAATATATTCATCCATTACATCATCAGCAACTGATAGTACTCCTTTGCCTTCAAATAGTAATACTTTTACTTCTAGTAGTGTAAAAAAGTCTGATGAAAGATTTACTGCCAAATTTAGGTATCTTTCATTGTCATAGAAGTGATCTGAAAGTAAGCATTCTATCATTTCTCTTATTTCTACAAAATAAGGATATTCTTGTGCTATGTTTTCATTTGCATAGAAGCATTCTGCAATTTCACTGTATGAATCTAGAATTAGATCTATTATTTCCATTGCTATTATTGTTGAAAGTCCTTTTTTTCCATCAACATGCATATTCCAGAATGTTTCTGCTGTTACTGATTTTAATGTTTCAAATAATCCT
Coding sequences:
- a CDS encoding DUF5612 domain-containing protein, which gives rise to MSTVTVNLKTVEKVGVLHTIADKLYEQNYNIIHTHLFLRDNSGRIYMEITGVDCADDVVKCISEVPDVISVELQQTLHASFGKRVIVLGDGEVMAQTIQAAIIEAESHNMSGETISVDGMIIGGGSEIQESIKSLEQLPRVEALVLSGSMMGGMISDEIVKLKENNEDLIIISVDMMGDLSSVVDHVINDPKQAGIMAVKLISDKDYYADEILDNKFLNK
- a CDS encoding hydroxymethylglutaryl-CoA synthase; the protein is MTGIIGYGAHVPSYRIKVEEIAKVWGDDPESISKGLVVEEKSVPGPDEDTVTIAVEAARRALKRAEIDPQDIGAIYVGSESHPYAVKPTATIVADAIRAAPELTAADLEFACKAGTAGIQAATGLVKSKLVKNALAIGADTSQGAPGDALEYTASAGGAAYIIGEENTIADIDATCSFTTDTPDFYRREGQDYPSHGGRFTGQPAYFKHVLGAANLMFEKTNTTAEDYDYGVFHQPNGKFYIRAARKLGFTEEQYKQGLLTPHIGNTYSGATPLGLASVLDIAKPGDKIFMVSYGSGAGSDAFTLTVNDRIEEVRNNAKTLDEITKNVTYVDYATYAKFKGKIKMN
- a CDS encoding thiolase domain-containing protein, translated to MRDVAIVGVSQTKFGELWDKSFRDLVVEAGVDAIKDANMNGDDIEAMYIGNMSGGLFVGQEHIGSLIAEHSGLAPIPATRVEAACASGGLALRQAIMAVASGYYDRVMAAGVEKMTDVVDATPAIAAAADQEWEAQHGVTFPSLYAMMAERHMYEYGTTREQIAGFAVLGHKNGALNPKAQFQREISVDAVLNSTKVASPLNILDCSPVSDGASAVIVCPAEDALKYTDNPIYIKASTQASDTIALHSRKSLTTIESTKIASRKAYDIAGVTAKDMDLAEVHDCFSINGLIAIEDLGFFEKGKGGQAIEDGLIERDGEIAVNPSGGLKARGHPLGATGIAQVAELTWQLRGDAGKRQVDDAKYGIALNIGGTGGTTAVHILSNEKD
- a CDS encoding Ig-like domain-containing protein, whose translation is MNTTIKDGVLYEVLDTQTQKVGNHKITVKLGENSLYNAEEFNINLTIIKRDANISISTNTPTTSGNLIVDVNVTDNEKQIDSGVVSFKINGKTLLDENNNTITVNVTEDGKAHLNYILPSYIGSGEYNITAVYSDKNYERVDVTDNFNVDKSAIGNITADKITTPKGENTTINMTIKDAQGREIYGKTKIAIKIDGATVLNTYIYDGMLNVDLITEKTKVGNHNITVVLGENSRYLKGNILIPLEITG
- a CDS encoding right-handed parallel beta-helix repeat-containing protein encodes the protein MQMKIGGVNYNIGGNINITNSSFINNMALNGSVNYNTNSATLNIIQSEFKDNTANDKGGINYNNKSYMNITDSKFTNNTGVVGGINFNNNSYVNITNVNFTNNKARSNSSINYNENTNITILDSNFTNNTSGPVGINSNVNTNITLQNLIFTNITFSGYGMEKSVNSTQIVQNVTYINTISSGTGGVFEASDSTIIMDNVIFNQTSSSGPGGVFNITNTTVNATNVNFTDCNASNGGVFNTLNSRINLTNVNFTRCNTTGGNGGVIASTNSNITISNANFNTTYARSTGGAFSIRNTNLNITNANFTNTKAGSPGGIVDFTSSNVSIIDSNINDTSAMMGSIFYSGTSNNLTIKSTNITNTVATSAPGAVGYLSGNDNIIVENTLINETISTNVGGLFYIGGSSNILKIKSSNITKTQINANGPGAIYLGGNSNLIIEDSQFSSNTAAGIGCVIYNSQGNVEIRNSNFTDNNQTTENLMGGVIYNDKGQLNIENSIFTNTLNQNNTIYSNADITLINVTLNNTITTPKAYEENTYYTPIQVDTLSENEDITITVDNQIFTTNKNATTNITSFNYTFSTSGDKTIKMSYPTYADSNINLLMDNVEAVDIIEIQPVSDIRVFDKITVDVTLKKADGTLFTDELPVAFKIGDKIYKNTTITGGQTTQEIDTSTLPVGDYDVVVIVGVENQTQFTIIKRDIEDKTITIDEIKTFENTTIDLTINDEMGTQLIGSIPVEVLLNGTSVLNTTIVDGVLKDTIPTDTLAGGEYDVEFKIPESDNYNAKTFTTKLNILKRGVIVDITTNADPVKPLDNVTVTITVTDENTAQSVRNGKVVLSFDEHGEIATLELTDGRATYTYTIPTDVIIFEFLPYHFEAVYEENDYYTTGSNKIEVNLEKLDIEDKTITIDEIKTFENTIIDLTINDEKGNTLIGSIPVEVLLNGTSVLNTTIVDGVLKDTIPTDTLVAGEYDVEFRIEETDIYNAKTFTTKLNILKRDVIVDITSDVSEIKPLHNITFTITVTDENTTQPVKEGQVVLKFDNNEITTLDLKDGKATYTYTIPSNVIVIPFMPYTVEADYITNNYYNKASNNLPVDVIKMDIADTTVVLDDTRVFE